In Burkholderiales bacterium, the following proteins share a genomic window:
- a CDS encoding YggS family pyridoxal phosphate-dependent enzyme, with the protein MTTIAHTLQAVKGRIERAAIAAGRRPSEVSLLAVSKTFPASYIEDAIEAGQTAFGESYVQEAVKKITQIRRAAEWHFIGPIQSNKTAQIADCFSWVHSIEREKIAVRLNAARPSNLPPLDVCIQVNVSGESSKSGIVPGEERALARAIAGLPRLRLRGLMAIPEPTDDLALQRSRFAALRRLKEALCAEGHALDTLSMGMSDDLEAAIAEGATIVRVGTAIFGVRQKAGEKPTVE; encoded by the coding sequence ATGACAACAATCGCTCACACCTTGCAAGCCGTTAAGGGCCGTATCGAGCGCGCGGCCATCGCCGCGGGAAGGCGGCCTTCGGAAGTATCGCTGCTCGCGGTGAGCAAAACGTTCCCGGCATCATATATCGAAGACGCCATTGAAGCGGGCCAGACGGCTTTCGGCGAGAGCTACGTTCAGGAAGCCGTTAAAAAAATCACGCAGATACGCCGAGCGGCCGAGTGGCATTTCATCGGGCCGATCCAGAGCAATAAAACGGCGCAGATCGCGGATTGCTTTAGCTGGGTCCACAGCATCGAGCGCGAGAAGATCGCGGTGCGCCTGAATGCCGCGCGGCCGTCGAACCTTCCGCCTCTCGATGTGTGTATACAGGTAAACGTCAGCGGAGAATCCAGCAAGAGCGGCATCGTCCCGGGTGAAGAGCGGGCGCTCGCGCGTGCCATTGCCGGGCTGCCGCGGCTGCGGCTGCGCGGCCTGATGGCGATCCCCGAGCCCACCGACGACCTTGCGCTGCAGCGCAGCCGCTTCGCGGCACTGCGGCGGCTGAAAGAGGCGCTGTGCGCCGAGGGACACGCGCTCGACACCCTCTCCATGGGGATGTCGGACGACCTCGAGGCGGCGATCGCCGAAGGGGCGACCATCGTCCGGGTCGGAACGGCAATCTTCGGGGTGCGGCAGAAAGCGGGCGAAAAGCCGACGGTAGAATAG
- a CDS encoding type IV pilus twitching motility protein PilT, whose translation MDISELLAFTVKNKASDLHLSAGLPPMIRVHGDVRRINLPPLEHTEVHAMVYDIMNDGQRKFYEENLECDFSFAIPNLARFRVNAFVQQRGAGAVFRIIPSTVLSLEDLKAPKIFQEISDQPRGLVLVTGPTGSGKSTTLAAMVNYINEVEHGHILTVEDPIEFVHEAKKCLINQREVGPHTLSFANALRAALREDPDVILVGEMRDLETIRLAMTAAETGHLVFGTLHTSSAAKTIDRIIDVFPAEEKEMVRAMLSESLRAVISQALIKTKDGQGRVAAHEIMIGTPAIRNLIREAKVAQMYSAIQTGQQFGMQTLDQCMVELVKRNVISVDEARARAANKDVFR comes from the coding sequence ATGGACATCTCCGAACTGCTCGCTTTCACGGTCAAGAACAAGGCTTCCGACCTCCACCTCTCCGCGGGCCTCCCGCCCATGATCCGCGTCCACGGCGATGTGCGGCGCATCAACCTGCCGCCGCTCGAGCACACCGAAGTGCACGCCATGGTGTACGACATCATGAACGACGGGCAGCGCAAGTTCTACGAAGAAAACCTGGAGTGCGACTTCTCGTTCGCGATCCCCAACCTCGCGCGCTTCCGCGTCAACGCGTTCGTGCAGCAGCGCGGCGCGGGGGCGGTGTTCCGGATCATCCCGTCGACGGTGTTGTCGCTGGAGGACCTGAAAGCGCCCAAGATCTTCCAGGAAATCTCCGACCAGCCGCGGGGCCTGGTGCTCGTCACCGGCCCGACCGGCTCGGGCAAGTCGACCACGCTCGCCGCGATGGTCAACTACATCAACGAAGTCGAGCACGGACACATCCTCACCGTCGAGGATCCGATCGAGTTCGTGCACGAAGCCAAGAAGTGCCTGATCAATCAGCGCGAAGTCGGCCCGCATACGCTGTCTTTCGCCAACGCACTGCGCGCCGCCCTGCGTGAAGACCCGGACGTGATCCTGGTCGGCGAGATGCGCGACCTCGAGACGATCCGGCTTGCGATGACCGCGGCCGAGACCGGCCACCTGGTGTTCGGCACCCTGCACACGAGCTCGGCGGCCAAGACCATCGACCGGATCATCGACGTTTTCCCGGCCGAAGAGAAAGAGATGGTACGCGCCATGCTTTCGGAATCGCTGCGCGCGGTCATCTCGCAGGCGCTGATCAAGACCAAGGACGGGCAGGGGCGCGTCGCCGCGCACGAGATCATGATCGGCACGCCGGCGATCCGTAACCTGATCCGCGAGGCCAAGGTCGCGCAGATGTATTCGGCGATTCAGACGGGACAGCAGTTCGGCATGCAGACGCTCGACCAGTGCATGGTCGAGCTGGTCAAGCGCAACGTGATCTCGGTCGACGAGGCGCGCGCGCGCGCGGCAAACAAGGACGTGTTCCGTTAA
- a CDS encoding PilT/PilU family type 4a pilus ATPase — MERDQALKFMQDLLRAMVAKKASDLFITAGFPPAIKVDGRITPVANQPLTPQHTAEIARAMMNDKQAAEFESTKECNFAVSPGGIGRFRVSALMQQGRVAMVLRTINTTIPRFEDLNLPAVLKDIVMMKRGLVIMIGGTGQGKSTSLAAMVGYRNENSYGHIITIEDPVEYVHEHKNCVVTQRDVGVDTDSWFAALKNALRQAPDVILIGEIRDRETMEHAIEFSETGHLCMATLHANSSNQALDRIINFFPEERKQQLLMDLSLNIRAFISQRLIPHKDGKGRVAAVEIMLNTPLISDLIFKGEVHEIKQIMAKSRELGMQTFDQHLFDLYDGGQIGYEDALRNADSVNELRLMIKLNSQEAKKKDVLGGISHLNIV, encoded by the coding sequence GTGGAAAGAGATCAGGCACTCAAGTTCATGCAGGACTTGTTGCGCGCCATGGTGGCCAAGAAGGCCTCGGATCTCTTCATCACGGCGGGCTTCCCGCCCGCGATCAAGGTCGACGGGCGCATCACCCCGGTCGCGAACCAGCCGCTCACGCCGCAGCACACCGCCGAGATCGCGCGCGCGATGATGAACGACAAGCAGGCGGCGGAGTTCGAGTCGACCAAGGAGTGCAACTTCGCGGTGAGCCCCGGCGGCATCGGGCGCTTTCGCGTGAGCGCGCTGATGCAGCAGGGCCGGGTCGCCATGGTCCTGCGCACCATCAACACGACGATTCCGAGATTCGAGGATCTCAACCTGCCGGCGGTGCTGAAGGACATCGTGATGATGAAGCGGGGCCTGGTCATCATGATCGGCGGCACGGGGCAGGGCAAATCGACCTCGCTCGCGGCGATGGTCGGCTATCGCAACGAGAACAGCTACGGTCACATCATCACGATCGAGGACCCGGTCGAATACGTGCACGAGCACAAGAACTGCGTCGTCACCCAGCGCGATGTGGGCGTCGACACCGACTCGTGGTTCGCCGCGCTGAAGAACGCGCTGCGTCAGGCGCCCGACGTGATCCTGATCGGCGAGATCCGCGACCGCGAGACCATGGAGCACGCGATCGAGTTCTCCGAGACCGGCCACCTGTGCATGGCGACCCTGCACGCCAACAGCTCGAACCAGGCGCTCGACCGGATCATCAATTTCTTCCCCGAGGAGCGGAAACAACAGCTCCTCATGGACCTCTCGCTCAACATCCGCGCGTTCATCTCGCAACGCCTCATTCCGCACAAGGACGGCAAGGGACGCGTGGCGGCGGTCGAGATCATGCTGAACACCCCGCTCATCTCCGATCTCATCTTCAAGGGCGAGGTCCATGAGATCAAGCAGATCATGGCGAAGTCGCGCGAGCTCGGCATGCAGACGTTCGACCAGCACCTCTTCGATCTCTACGACGGCGGCCAGATCGGCTACGAGGACGCGCTGCGCAACGCCGACTCGGTGAACGAGCTGCGGCTGATGATCAAACTGAATTCTCAAGAGGCGAAGAAGAAAGACGTCCTCGGCGGGATTTCCCACCTGAACATCGTCTGA
- a CDS encoding THUMP domain-containing protein: MVQQFFVTCPRGLESVLRDELTALGAAEVASVDGGARFEGPFDLCYRVNLESRVASRVMWQVGHGSYRSEKDIYEAVRALPWHDWFTVDHTIRVDVAGIRAPVKSLDFVTLRVKDAVCDAFRAKSGARPSVDTRAPDARIHAFLTASDYTVYLDTSGEALFKRGYRKTTGEAPLRENLAAGILELSGWQPGTALLDPMCGSGTFLCEAALIAMDRAPGLDREFGFEKLSMFEAPIWKRMRDEARARARPARDLRIYGSDRYGDALKVARENLEALGASDAVPLKQADVTEMPAPAEAGVIVTNPPYGVRLSDQDKVAELYPKLGDALKKKFSGWTAYIFTADMRLPKLIGLAASKRTPLYNGALECRLFEFKLVAGSMRKKKTGT, from the coding sequence TTGGTGCAACAATTTTTCGTGACATGTCCGCGCGGGCTGGAAAGCGTCCTTCGCGACGAGCTGACGGCGCTCGGCGCCGCCGAGGTCGCGAGCGTCGACGGCGGCGCGCGCTTCGAAGGCCCGTTCGATCTGTGCTATCGCGTCAACCTCGAAAGCCGCGTCGCCAGCCGCGTGATGTGGCAGGTGGGACACGGCTCGTATCGCTCGGAGAAAGACATCTACGAAGCGGTGCGCGCGCTCCCGTGGCACGACTGGTTCACCGTCGATCACACGATACGCGTCGACGTCGCCGGCATACGCGCGCCGGTGAAGAGTCTCGACTTCGTCACGCTGCGCGTAAAAGACGCGGTGTGCGACGCGTTCCGTGCGAAGAGCGGCGCACGCCCGAGCGTCGACACGCGCGCGCCGGATGCGCGCATCCACGCCTTCCTCACCGCGAGCGATTACACGGTCTATCTGGACACGTCCGGCGAAGCGCTCTTCAAGCGCGGCTATCGCAAGACCACGGGCGAAGCGCCGCTGCGAGAAAATCTCGCCGCGGGAATCCTCGAGCTCTCGGGATGGCAGCCGGGCACCGCGCTGCTCGATCCGATGTGCGGCAGCGGCACGTTTCTCTGCGAGGCGGCGCTGATCGCGATGGATCGCGCACCGGGGCTCGACCGCGAGTTCGGTTTCGAGAAGCTGTCGATGTTCGAGGCGCCAATCTGGAAGCGCATGCGCGACGAGGCGCGCGCGCGAGCGCGTCCGGCGCGCGATCTTCGCATCTACGGCAGCGACCGCTACGGCGACGCGCTCAAGGTCGCGCGCGAGAATCTCGAAGCGCTCGGCGCGAGCGACGCGGTGCCGCTCAAGCAGGCGGACGTGACCGAGATGCCGGCGCCCGCGGAGGCGGGCGTCATCGTGACCAATCCGCCGTACGGCGTTCGCCTGTCGGACCAGGACAAGGTCGCCGAGCTCTATCCGAAGCTCGGCGATGCGCTCAAGAAAAAATTCTCCGGCTGGACCGCCTACATCTTCACCGCGGACATGCGGCTGCCCAAGCTCATCGGGCTCGCGGCCTCGAAGCGCACACCGCTGTACAACGGAGCGCTCGAATGCCGGCTGTTCGAGTTCAAGCTCGTGGCGGGCAGCATGCGAAAGAAGAAAACCGGCACGTAA
- a CDS encoding HIRAN domain-containing protein: MAFISVPGAADGASARIVVQNAPLAGFVYYDGKEVWDRIRRGDALTLVREPSNPHDANAVRIEWQGRMLGYVPRKDNGDLARQMDHGARVAARVTGLDKAANGRHLISYEISVPLQ; encoded by the coding sequence TTGGCTTTTATTTCCGTGCCCGGCGCCGCGGACGGCGCTTCCGCGCGCATCGTCGTGCAGAATGCGCCGCTTGCCGGTTTCGTGTACTACGACGGGAAAGAGGTGTGGGACCGCATCAGGCGCGGCGACGCCCTCACCCTGGTCCGCGAGCCGTCGAATCCCCACGATGCGAACGCAGTCCGCATCGAATGGCAGGGGCGCATGCTCGGGTACGTGCCGCGCAAGGACAACGGCGATCTGGCGCGGCAGATGGATCACGGCGCGCGCGTGGCGGCACGCGTGACCGGGCTGGACAAGGCGGCGAACGGAAGGCACCTGATCTCGTACGAGATCTCGGTGCCGCTCCAATGA
- the hemJ gene encoding protoporphyrinogen oxidase HemJ: MLWVKAFHVVFMVTWFAGLFYLPRLFVYHAMTTDTTGSERFKVMERKLYYGIMTPGAALTIASGLTLWLYYGISGGWLHAKLALVALLIAYHLWCGKLLKDFREDRNLRSHVWFRWFNEAPVLLLIAIVVLVMIKPF; encoded by the coding sequence GTGCTCTGGGTGAAAGCGTTTCACGTCGTGTTCATGGTCACGTGGTTCGCGGGGCTCTTCTACCTCCCGCGGCTATTCGTCTATCACGCGATGACGACCGACACGACCGGCAGCGAGCGCTTCAAAGTGATGGAGCGCAAGCTCTACTACGGCATCATGACGCCCGGAGCGGCACTGACGATCGCGAGCGGGCTGACGCTATGGCTGTACTACGGGATCAGCGGCGGATGGCTGCACGCGAAGCTCGCGCTGGTCGCGCTGCTGATCGCGTATCACCTGTGGTGCGGAAAGCTGCTGAAAGACTTTCGGGAGGACCGGAATCTCCGGAGCCACGTCTGGTTCCGCTGGTTCAACGAGGCGCCGGTGCTATTATTGATAGCGATCGTCGTGCTCGTCATGATAAAGCCGTTCTGA